The following are from one region of the Geotrypetes seraphini chromosome 12, aGeoSer1.1, whole genome shotgun sequence genome:
- the LOC117346321 gene encoding E3 ubiquitin-protein ligase TRIM39-like, with the protein MIAASSTAESLREETSCSICLDYFTDPVIIHCGHNFCRSCINRSWEGITKFSCPQCRKTSKQMNLRPNWQLANITELAKKMPKSNQAEKLCEKHEEKLKLFCTEDQKLICVVCKEGKDHRSHSVIPTEEAVQEYRVKYEKHLYPLWNKLQEILYFKYSEEKKAEKLKYETKTKKEKIQSEFEELHQFLNEEQRILLSRLEEEEKEILKKIKDNVTQLEDQSSSLNKLISEMEEKSQQSAVELLKDAKVILSRCQTMEFLSPKAVCTEEEKCSHLSFLRQYFILKDVITKYKGKLSAERVNVSLDPEIANPWLILSEDRKSVRLGVTRQKLPDNPQRFDPCPCVLGFESFTSGRHYWEVEVGDKTDWDFGVCKDSVNRKGKITRSPERGYWVIWLRNGDKYEALTSPSTLLPLSVRPRAVGIFLDYEAGKVSFYNADNKSHLFTFTDTFSEKLRPYFSPFLNLKGKNAGALKIRPVPDWE; encoded by the exons ATGATTGCTGCTTCCAGCACTGCTGAGAGCCTGCGAGAAGAAACTTCTTGTTCTATCTGTTTGGATTATTTTACAGATCCTGTCATTATACACTGTGGACATAACTTCTGCCGTTCCTGTATCAATCGGTCTTGGGAGGGGATAACAAAATTCTCCTGTCCCCAGTGTAGGAAAACCTCTAAGCAGATGAACCTCAGGCCTAACTGGCAGCTGGCAAATATCACAGAACTAGCAAAAAAAATGCCCAAAAGCAACCAAGCAGAAAAACTCTGTGAGAAGCATGAAGAGAAATTAAAACTGTTCTGCACAGAGGATCAGAAACTAATCTGTGTCGTCTGTAAGGAAGGAAAGGATCACAGATCTCACAGTGTCATCCCCACAGAGGAGGCTGTGCAGGAATACAGG GTAAAGTATGAAAAACACCTATATCCTTTATGGAACAAGCTACAAGAGATTCTATATTTTAAATACAGTGAAGAGAAGAAAGCTGAGAAGCTGAAG TATGAGACAAAGACCAAGAAAGAGAAAATCCAGTCTGAGTTTGAGGAGCTGCATCAGTTTCTGAATGAGGAGCAGCGGATCCTTCTCTCAAGGctggaagaggaagagaaggagattCTAAAGAAAATCAAGGATAATGTGACCCAACTAGAAGATCAGAGCTCCTCCCTCAATAAACTGATCTCAGAGATGGAGGAGAAGAGTCAGCAGTCAGCAGTTGAGTTACTGAAG GATGCGAAGGTCATTCTGAGCAG atgtcagaccatggagtTTCTAAGTCCAAAGGCTGTTTGTACTGAAGAGGAAAAATGTTCCCACCTGAGCTTCCTTCGCCAGTATTTTATTCTGAAAGATGTGATCACaaaatataaag gaaaactTTCTGCAGAACGGG TGAATGTGTCTCTGGATCCTGAAATTGCTAATCCCTGGCTCATCCTGTCTGAGGATCGGAAAAGTGTCAGACTTGGAGTCACAAGACAGAAGCTGCCTGACAATCCCCAGAGATTTGATCCTTGTCCCTGTGTCCTGGGGTTTGAGAGCTTCACCTCGGGGAGACATTATTGGGAGGTGGAGGTGGGAGACAAGACTGACTGGGATTTTGGGGTTTGTAAAGATTCTGTGAACAGGAAGGGGAAGATCACAAGATCACCAGAGAGAGGATACTGGGTAATATGGCTGAGGAATGGAGATAAATATGAGGCCCTCACCTCCCCCAGCACCCTGCTCCCCCTGAGTGTGAGACCCCGGGCAGTGGGGATTTTCCTGGACTATGAGGCAGGAAAGGTCTCATTTTACAATGCAGATAATAAATCCCATCTCTTCACCTTCACCGATACCTTCTCTGAGAAACTCCGTCCATATTTCAGTCCTTTCCTCAATTTAAAAGGTAAAAATGCCGGAGCTCTGAAAATCCGACCAGTGCCAGACTGGGAGTGA